The DNA sequence GGTGGTTTTGTTACCCAGTGTTTGTTTCCAAAGCACCTCCATCTCTTCAGTGTTAGGCCATGTTTCCCTCGACAACCCATATTCCCACAGTTCTTCTCCCATGGCATTACTTACTCAGTGCCTGACTGTTACACCGCGTCCTAACCGAacgcgatgcgagcgaacattagcgataaaatcagtttaattccattgttttcaattggagtgtcctgactgaagcgacgcgagcagcgcaacgtttttgagagaacttttgtcggacgccctgCTTCTATTTTCTTCTTGTCGCTCgcattgctctgctattttgaatgagaaataatGGAATCCTCTgacgcaacacaatggcatatttaacgcattcagtgtagacagacaacattgccagtcgctcgcttggatccGGTTAGGACGAGGTGTTAGTGCCACTATCTGTTCTGTACCCATGACCTGGCTTCCTTGGCTCTGACCTCTGATCTGTAACCTGTGCTGTGTTCACCTCAAGTCTACtccaaagacatgaaatggaTGCCTATCGGGAACCAGGCCGATGTGTTTGCGGAGGCCGGTATTGGTCCGGTGTATGGGGACATCCTCCTTGCGCAGCTGCGGCCAGGGCAAGAGCTGGACATTGTAATGCACTGCGTGAAGGGCGTCGGTGAGTGTTATATTCATCCATACACTACAACATTCATGCCCAAactataaacatactgtatgaattagggatgcaacggttttcaataatttattgaaccgttcggtttggcctgttcggttcaatagactcacctaaaccgcaatatttcggtatacgcgacattaaactttttatttaatacaaggttattgcgcgcgcgtagcctgggagcgatagcgaggagtgcttaggacccgggggatgcgttttctctgactgttcagcttgcctctcgtcaaccttgcaacaaccaatcagaattttactgaatttcccaagagccaataagcgcgttgaaatgcaaatgaaggagtcatgtgagaagaaacaaactttaccggcggctgcatgatcatggcgacatttgaagtagcccacgaacaaggcaaaaagaccgtcagtaaagaaagcacagtgtgcattgcaagcactgcttcacaacgatcacctaataaaggtaacacatccaacatgtcggcccacttgcgccttcatcacccggctgtaaccttaagtggagcagcacggagagttagtttgccaccgaaaacccaaccatccattgctgcagcctttcgacaacaatattcctataattcccaaagacataacgaatacgacgacgtattagggccacgtatatatactttgtaaagacgcaaatttgccactttagaaggtcgaacatttgccacattataaagtctgtgtgtaacattgtaaccgtggttctgccctgcgttgattgctcgctagagtagcctaagaaagcgtgacgccgacacagctgagtgtattctctttttgatagtttactggaaaatattgtagggatgggaggttataggagatggggaggctgacatgtcattccaaactcgggtcatttattttcctgacgttgtacatgctatataggctacgggcagcgggaggtgtccactcgaaaaacaataaactcactgctaaatcagtcaatcgctcgtccactcgtcaatcacacaactctctcgcacacacacgcacacacacacacacacacacacacacgacaggagacacaggggaaacagacactttgtgaagtggcaaatttgccactttcttctcggaatattgcccccccccgacaacaggttgcaataatgttcatttcattgttctaatatttttaatgctgcactgcacttttgtctatgtttacattttttacgttcataaaagaggacagggcaggcactcccaaatcaaatatccatttgaaactacacataatactacctcaccaattattttgagaagattttcagaattgttcactacttttttgagggtgtataacagttaagtattttctttaaatgtgtgaagaacagtgagtttattaaataaataactacacattactttatgctgcactgcactatggataacattgcctgtttatgacagaaggcaatgatggtgttcttttcttttaatacatttttgtgattctgcttcatctgtgtcaggctatgcatttaatattttctctgcaagtgtaagtagaagcacattgttgatttgaaatagaaaaggcaaatatagcctcctgtatgctagagccaagataatattgatatattgaaaccgaaccgttaccgtggcccaaaaaccgtgatacaaaccgaaccgtggcaaaactgtaccgttgcatccctagtatGAATGTAGTATCTTACCAATGCAGTTTAAAAATCAGATATATTATTTCAGTATACAGAATTTCAAATAAAGCAGGTGTTCAATGGTAAAGGTCTTAATGTATTTGTGAAATTTACATGACTTAATTTAATTGAAAGTAACAACCTTTGTTTAACAACAATAACCGTTGAGGATACTTTCGAGCTTAATCTGTAGAAGCTAAAGGTGTATGTTACACCATAAAGATCCACTGTCTGTACAGTCTTGTGGAGTCAGTGCCAACCCATATGTGTATTGACTCCACAGGTAAGGACCATGCCAAGTTTTCCCCAGTGGCCACAGCCAGCTACCGTCTCCTTCCGGAGATCACGTTACTGCAGCCAGTCGAGGGGGAGAAAGCTGAGAGGCTGAAGCGCTGCTTCACGCCAGGAGTCATCGAAGTGGAGAACAAAGACGGTAGGAGAGGCTCGCCTACTGAAGCAGGGAGTGGGGAGGGTCTTGCTTTGGGCTTTTGCCAAACTCTTCCTAACATTGTTTATACTGAAATGGGCACATTCATAGAGAGGAGACAACTGTTGTTCactagaggtttttttttttttttttttaaatcaaaggtTTGTTTGGGCAGCTCGATTAAAAATCATTATCAccattattttgttcaatattgagatcacggTTATTAAATGTGATTACGCAGTCAtttggaactatcatccatacagtatttaaaatggaaatgtttttacatttttaaattaaattttAGATACAATCCAAAAAAATAATGCACACGacaactcaagacaaaaggaaaacattattatgaaactgaatgtagcaaaaCAATCATTATATTTCGattatgtcattttcataattgttggagGTCATACTCAcgattaatcgattaattgcacagccctagttTGTTTCATAGCAGTGTTGCCAATGTTGTTTGGGTGAGCTCCCCATTTGAACACACATCAAAAATCCATAATGACCAATGATCAGTAACCGTTCATCCATGTCCGCAAAGCCCAAGTTCACCTGACCTGTCAGCTAACCAGTGATTaatttcccaaaagcatagttgctaactGTGATCGCAACTACCTTGGTAGTGTCACTGCCTAATGTGAGTTCGTAGATTTGAATTACACAGACACTTAAGCTCCAGTTTGTCACAGatcatgtttttcattttggaaaatgttaaaataatagCATATTTGTTAACTTGTACTAAAATGTGACTGAGATACGATCGAATATCAACACAGCATTTATGTGTCGTTAACGCATCTGAAACGTGTGACTCAAATACTGTTACAGGGAGCTCTTTATTTAGTATGTCTGTTTGATTGTCCCTCTTTTCACTAGACCTTTTTAAGCCACCTCCATTATTTCCCTTCTCAGGAAAACAAGTTGCTAGGGTGGCAAACAGTCGCCAGGACACATGCAGCAGGGAAGTTCTGCGACATGATGATCTGAAGGATTTGGTGAAGTTAGGAAGAGTGCGAGACCATTTCATATGTaagtttatatttatattttatgtgtATTTACTTGTATATTAAGTCATATAAAAGTTTGTTTCCATCAAAACTAAATTTACTTGTGCTTAGATGACTTCAGACATTTATTAGAAATCAATTATGGTAAGATGAAATGGGGCTACTGGTAAGCATTGCAAATAAAACAGACACCGTAGGAATGGTGTCAGAATTAAGTGGGAAGGGTAATATTTCTCCAGTGGTGTTCCTATAAGATTTTATTCCATTGTAAATCCAGCGGAATGAGAAATAAAAGTAATGAACCTGAACGTTTATCCGGTCAGCACTTAAGGCCTTTCATGCAAGTGTACATTTTAATTTACAAATAAATCAACAGTACACCCTAGAAGGTGTTTTGCACATTGTTGATTTTAAAGGTTTGTTGTAAAACCCTAAAGCAGGCTCCATTTTGCACTATTGTAACCAtttctcataaatgtgtccCATGCTGTTCTAGTTACAGAGACATGTGTACACTACTCACacaaagttagggatatctggcttacAGGTGAAATGTAATACAGTACAGAAGGTACTGAAACATTGACCTGTTGGACTTGCACATTCAGAAGTTTAGAGAgggtcacattaagttcacctgtaaaggttcTAGTagattttaggttcatcctgaaatttcacctaAAAGCCAAATGTCCCTGACTTTTTGTTAGTAGTGTATATTCGGATACTATGGTACTGTTCCAAGGTTAACTCAAATCGTGCCAAACTTCCAATTAAACATATTATGACTATTTACCACAACAGACACTGTTAAAACTTGATATCACGGTCAAGTCATGTGGATCTGTTTTGAATAAatctgtattttcttttttcttttttaattaacTCTTCCTCTTTGCGTTTGTTCCCATGTGCAGTCTCGGTAGAATCAACGGGGATCCTACCTCCTGACGTGTTGGTTTCTGAAGCCATTAACGTCCTCTTGGCTAAGTGCCAGAGGTTCATTAACGAGCTGGACTCCACAGACATGGAGTAGAAGAAGCACTTGGGACCAAAGAGACATTAACCTTgaagggtggaggagaagaaggaggacgACACCgacgacgccgccgccgccatagTTGCCTGTGCTGATTTGGCCATAGCTGTTGGATGCTCAGCTGGTATCGGTCTCTGTTACGAGGCGAAAAAAAGGAACCCCATTGCTCCCATTGAAGCTGGATCTATCTGACTGATGTTTCATTCACACAATAGCCACTGCTGCATGGCAGCAGCCAAAGTCAAGCTTTGTGTTGGCAAACCACTCTATGAGTTGAATAGCTCTCACTGTCAGTCATGGGCACACATTAGCTTTGCATAAGCTGCAGGGGAAGCAGCTTCTATATAGCAAAGTGTCATTCTTTATGGCTTTAGTTtccatttattttatgtaaAATTGCCCTTGGAATTATGGCACTGGTTTAAAAAAGAGTTACAAATATGTGCAACAGTATTAACAAAATGTTGAAGTTTAGTCCATGAAATGCATTATGTTTCTGGGGTATAGAAAATGGGAATATTCAGGTCTATGATTGCGGCTTGTGAATGTGGTGCACTGATATCTAACGTTGTTGTTAGGGACAACCCCAAGTTCTGTGTTAGACCCTGGCAGGATGTGTTCCCTCGACTCCGAGGAAGGCAGTGTGACCTCTTCTGTTCAGGAGGCGCATGTGTCTGTAACCACCCAGGCATGATATGTGAGTAATGATGGCTCCATGTAAAAAATAAAGGAAAACATTTGTACGTATTCATGAACCATCTTTGGCCCAACACTGTTCACTCTGAAACCCTGTCAAGCGGTTTAAAACCACCATCTCTCCAAATACTATGAATAATGCAACACGCAGACAATAAGTAAGCTCGTCTTAATCAGAATTTGACTTTGGGTAATGCAATATTGCGGACAGCGAGGCTGCGCTTCATCCTCTCCTGGTGGATTGATGATTGATTGCTCATGTCTGCCTGTTGCACTGAGCGCTACTTAAGTTAATTACTCACCGGGTGCATGTTTCGCGCCGCTCCTCTTACACCACTTTAATTACTGCTGAGTTGTCTGGCCTCCCCAATTCACCTTAATAATGCAGATGGCAGACGGGAGAGATTTCATTTCGCTGCCATTTCACTTGCGGTTGGCATCGGGGAAACTCAACACATGAGAGGAAGTTTGGTTTTGAAACAGGAGCCGTACTGCACAAACTGCCAGTGTTTTGGTCTTCTGTCAGATACAAAATGGTGTTCTGGTGTTCACAGTTAAGTGCAAATGAGTTACCCTGTGTTTTCTAAAGCTGATACACAAGGCAACGTTTTGAACCACATTGCTTTGGCTATGTTCCTAAGTATTGTTGTTCTGGCATGTTCCTGGCAATATTGGGCCACAATTGTTTTTCTGGAGAACTCATGATCCAACCAGAACACATGGAAACAGTTAtgtggttgccaagcaacattgCCCAAAAAATTGGCTCGTGTATCATCGCCTTAAGGAAGATCCATTTTACCTAATTAAAGTAAATGTCATTCGCTTTAAGATCACTGTCTTAATCTGAGGTTAGGGACATTGTGTGTGATCTGCAACATCTGTGTAACAAACACAGTTGTTGACTAGACCTCAGGGAGTTTGAGCTATGGTGATGTGACATGTCAGCTAAAGTGCTATTCTGTCATTGTGATTTCCGAGTACACCTCTGGCAGTAGTGCTGTCACTGCCATTAATGACTGCCTATCCAGGTGGGGTTAGCGTGGAGCACACCGGTGCTGGGCTTACTATATAGAATACCCTACAACAGCATAGGATCACAGCAAACTGCCTGCTTGTGGATGTGACtatgtttttgagaaagtggtgtttgtgtgtgtgtgtgtgtgtgtgtgagggagagagagagagaaagaaagaagagtcTTAGTGGgagtacatgtgtctgtgtgaggtgaGACTAATTGGGTTTGCATGTACTTGCCTGGTAGAAACACAATAAATATTGCAGTGTCTgttggagtctgtgtgtgtgtcatacaggAGGAGATCATTGAAATTGGGCCAGAACATCTTTGGAGACTGATGGCCAGCCGTGGGAGGGAGGTGCTGGAGCAGGAAGGCGaggcggttgtgtgtgtgtgtgtgtgtgtgtgtgtgtgtgtgtgtatatgtgtgtgtgtggtgaggcaCATTAAAGTGGGTCACCTTCCAGTAGTGCTGCACTCATCATTAGGACAGTCGCTGCCACTCTGGGGGCCCTGGTTGGCAGGCGCTGAGGCCGCCGGGCACACAGACATCCGCAGAATCCTCctgacttctcctctctcctctcctccacccctgcgTTCCCTCGCTCTCCTGCCTGGCTCATTACTGCGCTGGGCTTTTGGCAGGAAACGGACCATACCCCTCAAACCTATAAAAAGCaagaaagggaggggagggtgaggggggACCTCATATCCTTTCTGGCCGTAGTTTTTGTTTATAGGGcttactttccttctcaaagccacttgtgagagaaaagaggcagagagagagagagagagaggtgatttgTTCAGCATTCTTTTCTCTGTCA is a window from the Sardina pilchardus chromosome 18, fSarPil1.1, whole genome shotgun sequence genome containing:
- the polr1c gene encoding DNA-directed RNA polymerases I and III subunit RPAC1; this encodes MAAPMSNVDEIRNRVILGEFGVRNVHTTDYPGNYPGYDDTWNFQKFKKNFRIDIVQMDENTMEFDMVGIDASIANAFRRILLAEIPTMAVEKVFIYNNTSIIQDEILAHRLGLIPIKADPRLFEYRNAGDEEGTEIDTIQLQLKVKCTMNPRAAKDSADPRELYLNHMVYSKDMKWMPIGNQADVFAEAGIGPVYGDILLAQLRPGQELDIVMHCVKGVGKDHAKFSPVATASYRLLPEITLLQPVEGEKAERLKRCFTPGVIEVENKDGKQVARVANSRQDTCSREVLRHDDLKDLVKLGRVRDHFIFSVESTGILPPDVLVSEAINVLLAKCQRFINELDSTDME